From a single Kitasatospora sp. NBC_00458 genomic region:
- a CDS encoding DUF4191 domain-containing protein gives MARETSENPGRLKQIRLAYTMTKKVDTKIGLIIAGVGLLTFGVFLAIGFAIEHPVYLGILGFIVAFLAMAIVFGRRAERAAFGQMEGQPGAVAAVLNNIRRGWSASSTPVAVTRNQDAVYRAVGRAGIALIGEGNPNRVRQLLASEKKKMARVVGDVPVHDIVVGTGEGEIPLKKLQIHLMRLPRAITASQVTETNDRLRALGDLLSKAPIPKGPMPKGARMPKDGRVR, from the coding sequence ATGGCGAGGGAAACATCCGAGAACCCCGGGCGACTGAAGCAGATCCGCCTGGCGTACACCATGACCAAGAAGGTCGACACCAAGATCGGCCTGATCATCGCCGGCGTCGGCCTGCTGACCTTCGGCGTGTTCCTCGCCATCGGCTTCGCGATCGAGCACCCTGTCTACCTGGGCATCCTGGGCTTCATCGTGGCCTTCCTGGCCATGGCGATCGTCTTCGGGCGCCGGGCCGAGCGCGCCGCGTTCGGACAGATGGAGGGGCAGCCCGGGGCCGTCGCGGCGGTGCTGAACAACATCCGGCGAGGCTGGAGCGCGAGCTCCACCCCGGTCGCGGTCACCCGTAACCAGGACGCGGTCTACCGCGCCGTGGGCCGGGCCGGCATCGCGCTGATCGGCGAGGGCAACCCGAACCGGGTCCGCCAGCTGCTGGCGTCCGAGAAGAAGAAGATGGCCCGGGTCGTCGGCGACGTGCCGGTGCACGACATCGTGGTGGGTACTGGCGAGGGCGAGATCCCGCTCAAGAAGCTGCAGATCCACCTGATGCGCCTGCCCCGTGCCATCACCGCCTCCCAGGTCACCGAGACCAACGACCGCCTGCGGGCGCTGGGCGACCTGCTCTCCAAGGCGCCGATCCCCAAGGGCCCGATGCCCAAGGGCGCCCGGATGCCCAAGGATGGCCGGGTCCGCTGA
- a CDS encoding RDD family protein, whose protein sequence is MDTREALGSWIDGPKAAAEKMGADFGYRGERLGLPQEGPGSIGGPGRRMGALFVDGWLVALVSFGLIGKGTAASANMWTTPLFFTVTVLLLATTGTTVGKRLFGLRVVRLDGGRATIPQVLLRTVLLCLLVPALVWDRDTRGLHDKAVGTVEVRI, encoded by the coding sequence GTGGACACCAGAGAAGCGTTGGGATCGTGGATCGACGGCCCGAAGGCGGCCGCCGAGAAGATGGGCGCCGACTTCGGCTACCGCGGTGAGCGCCTCGGACTGCCGCAGGAGGGTCCCGGCTCGATCGGCGGCCCGGGCCGCCGGATGGGCGCCCTGTTCGTCGACGGCTGGCTGGTCGCGCTGGTCTCCTTCGGGCTGATCGGCAAGGGCACGGCGGCTTCGGCCAACATGTGGACGACCCCGCTGTTCTTCACCGTCACCGTGCTGCTGCTCGCCACCACCGGGACGACCGTCGGCAAGCGGCTGTTCGGCCTGCGGGTGGTCCGCCTGGACGGCGGCCGGGCCACCATCCCGCAGGTGCTGCTGCGCACGGTGCTGCTCTGCCTGCTGGTGCCGGCCCTGGTCTGGGACCGCGACACCCGGGGTCTGCACGACAAGGCGGTCGGCACGGTCGAGGTCAGGATCTGA
- the glnA gene encoding type I glutamate--ammonia ligase: protein MFNNATEVKQFIQENDVKFVDVRFCDLPGVMQHFSVPAATFDPSEVLMFDGSSIRGFQAIHESDMALVPDLATARLDPFRQEKHLNINFFIQDPVTGEAYSRDPRNVARKAEAYLASSGIADTAFFGPEAEFYVFDSVRFDTSANASYYHIDSEAGAWNTGSAEGDARGYKVKYKGGYFPVPPVDHFADLRAEMSLELAKAGLEVERQHHEVGTAGQAEINYKFNTLLHAADDLMLFKYIIKNVAWRNGKTATFMPKPIFGDNGSGMHVHQSLWTEGSPLFYDEQGYAGLSDTARYYIGGLLKHAPSLLAFTNPSVNSYHRLVPGFEAPVNLVYSQRNRSAAIRIPITGSNAKAKRIEFRAPDPASNPYLAFAAMLMAGLDGIKNKIEPLQPVDKDLYELAPEEHANVPQVPSSLPAVLEALEADHEYLLAGNVFTPDLIETWIDFKRTHEIAPIALRPHPHEFELYYDL from the coding sequence ATGTTCAACAACGCCACCGAAGTGAAGCAGTTCATCCAGGAGAACGACGTCAAGTTCGTCGACGTCAGGTTCTGCGACCTGCCCGGCGTCATGCAGCACTTCTCCGTACCCGCGGCGACGTTCGACCCGTCCGAGGTCCTGATGTTCGACGGCTCGTCGATCCGGGGCTTCCAGGCGATCCACGAGTCCGACATGGCCCTGGTCCCCGACCTCGCCACGGCGAGGCTCGACCCGTTCCGCCAGGAGAAGCACCTCAACATCAACTTCTTCATCCAGGACCCGGTCACCGGCGAGGCCTACAGCCGCGACCCGCGCAACGTCGCCAGGAAGGCCGAGGCCTACCTCGCCTCCTCCGGCATCGCCGACACCGCCTTCTTCGGCCCCGAGGCCGAGTTCTACGTCTTCGACTCGGTGCGGTTCGACACCAGCGCGAACGCCTCGTACTACCACATCGACTCCGAGGCCGGCGCCTGGAACACCGGCTCCGCCGAGGGCGACGCGCGCGGCTACAAGGTCAAGTACAAGGGCGGCTACTTCCCCGTCCCGCCGGTCGACCACTTCGCCGACCTGCGCGCCGAGATGTCCCTGGAGCTGGCCAAGGCCGGCCTGGAGGTCGAGCGCCAGCACCACGAGGTCGGCACCGCCGGCCAGGCGGAGATCAACTACAAGTTCAACACCCTGCTGCACGCCGCCGACGACCTGATGCTGTTCAAGTACATCATCAAGAACGTCGCCTGGCGCAACGGCAAGACGGCCACCTTCATGCCGAAGCCGATCTTCGGCGACAACGGCTCCGGCATGCACGTCCACCAGTCGCTGTGGACCGAGGGCTCGCCGCTCTTCTACGACGAGCAGGGCTACGCCGGCCTCTCCGACACCGCCCGGTACTACATCGGCGGCCTGCTCAAGCACGCCCCGTCGCTGCTGGCCTTCACCAACCCCTCGGTGAACTCCTACCACCGCCTGGTGCCCGGCTTCGAGGCCCCGGTCAACCTGGTCTACTCGCAGCGCAACCGCTCGGCCGCGATCCGCATCCCGATCACCGGCTCCAACGCCAAGGCCAAGCGCATCGAGTTCCGCGCGCCCGACCCGGCCTCCAACCCGTACCTGGCCTTCGCCGCCATGCTGATGGCCGGCCTGGACGGCATCAAGAACAAGATCGAGCCGCTGCAGCCGGTCGACAAGGACCTCTACGAGCTGGCCCCCGAGGAGCACGCCAACGTCCCCCAGGTGCCGTCCTCCCTCCCGGCCGTCCTGGAGGCCCTGGAGGCCGACCACGAGTACCTGCTCGCGGGCAACGTCTTCACGCCCGACCTGATCGAGACGTGGATCGACTTCAAGCGCACCCACGAGATCGCCCCCATCGCCCTCCGCCCCCACCCCCACGAGTTCGAGCTCTACTACGACCTGTAG